The following DNA comes from Cellulophaga sp. HaHa_2_95.
TAGATATTGATCAGCACTTTCAACAGCGTCATTTTCTATAGTGGTTCCCATAGAATCATTCCATCTATTTAAATAGCCAAAAAGAGAAATAACACCTAGCATTTCTACAATTTCACCTTCATTCCAATATTGGTATAAACGTTCTTTTATTTCGGCATCAACACCATTTGGTACTTGAGATGCTTGCAATGAAAAATCTAATGCAGCACGTTCTGCCTCAGAGAAAGCAGCATGAGTTCTGTATTCCCAAATATTATCTAATTGCTCTTGCTCTGCTCCGTAGCGCTCAGCGGCTCTAATGGCATGTGCTTGGCAATAGCGGCATCCTGTGGCATTACTACTTACCCAAGCAATCATACGTTTTAAGGCAGAAGTAACTCTACCTTCATTAGCCATAACGGCTTTATTTAAATTTATAAATGCTTTAGAAATTGCAGGTCTGTGCTGCATGGTTAACACAGAATTTGGACAGAAGCCCAGCGTTTCATTAAAGAATTCTGCTAATTCTTTGGTTTCTTTATCATGATTCGGATCTAAAGGTTGTACTAAGGCCATATCGTTCTCTGTTTATATTCTTTTATCGTATTTTTGAGTAATCAAATCCCTTACAAGAAACGAAAAATTATGAGCACAACAAATCATATATCAACCAAATGGTTGGGCAACATGACCTTTGAAAGTAATAACCCTTCTGGGAATAGTTTAAAAATAGATATTGCTAAAGAAGATGGTGGTGATGGTAATGGGTACAGACCTAAAGCATTAATGCTTTCTTCTCTTGCAGGATGCTCAGGATTGGATGTAGCAGCATTAATAAAAAAAATGAAATTAGACGTAGAAGAATTTCATATTGAAACCATTGCAAATTTGACGGATGAGCACCCAAAGTTTTATGATAAAGTAGCGGTAGAATATCATTTTCATGGCGCTAATCTTAAAGAAGATAAATTGCAAAGGGCAGTAGATTTATCCGTAGAAAAATATTGTGGCGTAATGGAAATGTTTCGTGAGTTTGCTGAGGTAGAAATAAATACTTTTTTCCATAATAAATAAGAGTATTGAAGCTTAAGATCAAAAATTAAGTTCAAGTATCAAGTTCAAAACCACACGAACTTGATATCTTCAATTTCAGTCCAAGTACTTTATTTGTAGTGCCAACTAATAAGATGAATGTATCGAGAGCCTTTGCAACCAAGTAAAAGTTCTCGATACATTTTTCTGCACTACGCTTCAAAAGATACGCGAACTGACAATAGCAACCTTTTTTAAAATATGTTACTTAAAACATTATGCGCTGGACGATTAAAGCCAAACCCGAAGAAGAAAAAATAAAGGAACTTGCCAGTGCTTTAAACGTAGAAGATCTTGTAGCGCAATTATTATTGCAACGTGGTATTTCTACTTTTGAAGAAGCAAAATTGTTTTTCAGACCTCAGTTATCAGACCTACATGATCCTTTTTTGATGAAGGATATGGATATTGCGGTAGCGCGTATAGAAACTGCAATTAATGAAGGAGAGAATATTCTGGTTTTTGGCGATTATGATGTAGATGGTACTACAGCAGTAGCCTTAATGTCTTCGTATTTATTGTCTTTTTATCCCAATGTGGCTACCTATATTCCAGATAGATATGCAGAAGGTTATGGCGTGTCTTATAAAGGAATTGATTTTGCAGAGGATAATAACTTCTCTTTAATAATAGCCTTAGACTGTGGGGTAAAAGCGGTAGATAAAGTGGCTTATGCCAAAGAAAAGGGCGTAGATTTTATTATTTGCGACCACCATAGACCTGGTGATACCTTGCCAGATGCTGTTGCTATTTTAGATCCTAAGAGAAGTGATTGTACGTATCCGTATGATGAACTCTGCGGGTGTGGGGTCGGTTTTAAATTGATACAAGCTTTGGGTTCTAGGCAAGGAGAAACCATTCAAGATTTAATTCCTTATTTAGATTTAGTAGCTACGGCTATTGGTGCAGATATTGTGCCTATTACGGGTGAAAATAGAGTGCTGGCCTATTATGGCTTAAAAGTGATAAACTCAGACCCAAGAGCTGGTTTTAAGGCAATAATCAATCAGATTAAAAAAACCGTATTAACCATTACCGATGTTGTTTTTGTCATTGCCCCACGGATTAATGCTGCGGGTAGAATGGTACACGGGCAGCATGCTGTTAATTTATTGACGGAAACCAATCAGGCCCAAGCTGAAAAGTTTGCAGGTGAGATAGAGAAATACAATATTGATCGGAGAGGTTTAGATCAAGAAATAACCAAAGAGGCACTTACTCAGATTATAGAAAACGAGGAGGAAGAAGGCTTTACTTCTGTAGTGTATAAAGAAACTTGGCACAAAGGAGTTATTGGTATTGTAGCCTCCAGACTTACGGAAACCTATTATAGACCAACCTTAGTGTTCACGAAAAGTGGTGATAAGTTGGCGGCTTCTGCACGTTCCGTAAAAGACTTTGATGTTTATAATGCACTCGAAGGTTGTGCAGATTATATAGAACAGTTCGGGGGACACAAATATGCAGCTGGACTTACTTTACTAGAGGACCAGTACAATAATTTTAAACATCAGTTTGAAAAAGTAGTTTCAGAAACCATAGATCCTAATTTGTTGATTCCTGAGATTGCAGTAGATATGCAAATTGAAATTAAAGACATTACACCTAAGTTAATGCGGATTATAAAACAGTTTGAACCTTTTGGTCCGGAGAATATGACGCCTGTTTTTATGGCAGAAAATATTCAAGATTCTGGGTATGCAAAGGGCGTGGGTGAAGAAGGGAAACATTTAAAATTTGCAGTTACCCAAAATGGTTATGGTCCTATTGGTGGAATTGGTTTTAATTTAGGCGATAAATTACCCATGTTAACAGGTAGAAAACCTTTTAGCGCTGTTTTTTCTATTGATGAGAATGAATGGCAAGGCAATGTGAGTTTGCAATTGAAATTGAGGGATATAAAGTAGATTAATTTAAGGTGTCCTACGCTCCTGACAATTTGTTATTTATGGAAATTAACAAAACTATTACTCCCATGGAGGAGTCTGATCGATATTTAAATAAATATATTGACGATTTAGAAAATAATACATTTGAAGTTTTTGAGAATAATGTTACGAAAAGATCTTTGAATGGATATGCTTTTTCGTTAATAGATGAATTAACTAATTCCACAACCTGTCCAAATCAAGACAGAGCCTTACAGACGAAAGCATTGCATTATTTCAAAATTTTAGCAAAAGCCTTTTATCATTTAGCATACTCTGCAGGTACAGAAGTAACCGTACAATTTAGAGACAAACCTGTACAGCATGTTGGTGTTGCCTATAAGAGCAATATGGGCTTTGCTGATTGGTTGAACACCTATAGTATATTTAGAGTACTACGGGACCAAGCAGGTTTAAATGTATTGGAAGGTATTACAGATAGTGCTATGGATCGGGCAGAAACAAGTTGGGATACTTTAGATAAAAACATGCTCCATTTTCTTTGTAGTTTACATACTAACCCCAAAACAAGGGAGAAGTTATTAATAGATGCTATTAAATCTACCTACGCAGATTCTGGAGATTATTTACAAGAAGGCTTTGCTATAGAATTTGTAACCTATTTATACGAGCCCTTGTTGTTTGTATATGAAGCGCTTTTGCGAAATAATGAAGAAGATTTCAATGCACAATTAATAGAAGCACTTACTAGGCATAAAACGTATTATGACACAAAAAAAAATAACCGCTGTAACGATTCAGATGGTTGGATAAGTTGGCGTCTTTTAGGAGCAGTTGCCTTGGCATACGATAATGGTATAAAAATTAATATAAAAAGTGATTATATTCCAGAATGGCTGTACAAAGGAGAGTTTGATACTGCTACGCTTCCGAAATATATGGTAAGCTAAAAGAATGCACTTTTTAAAATATAGCTGTTCAAGAGAAAAATCTCTTTCTTACCTTTGCATCTTACTTTTTTGAATGCTTCGCTATGGATCCGTATGCTGCTTTACGCTATAAAGAGTTCAATATTTTTTTACTAGTCCGTTTTGCCATGGTTTTTGCATGGTCTATGCAATTTATTGTAATAGAATGGCAGGTGTATACCTTAACTAAAGATCCGTTATCCTTAGGGATTATTGGCTTAATGGAGGTTATTCCTGCAGTTTCTATGGCGCTTTTTGCTGGGCATATTGTAGACCAGAAAGAAAAACGAAACCTGTTGATGCTTTGTATTCTTGGTTTTTCTGTTATTAGTTTTGGTCTGTTTGTGATTAGTATCCCTTCTGTGATTGTCGATTTAGATACCAAAACTATTTTATATACCATATATGGCTTAGTATTTTTAGGAGGTATCGTACGTTCTTTTATTGGTCCCACTATTTTTTCATTAATCGCCTTAATTGTTCCTAAAAAAATATATCCCAATGCTGCGACATGGAGTAGTTCTACCTGGCAAATGGCGTCTGTTTTAGGTCCAGCGTTGGCAGGGTTCTCTATCAGTTATATTGGTGTGCATTGGTCCATGTGTTTAATCTTTGGTTTTTCTATACTGGCATTAATAGCACTTTTTAAAATAGGACCTAAACCAATTCTAAATCCGAAAATAGGAGAGCCAATTTTTGAAAGCTTAAGCGAAGGTTTAAAATTTGTATTTACGAACAAAGCCATCTTAGGTGCATTAACACTAGACATGATCGCCGTTTTATTTGGTGGCGCCGTGGCGCTATTGTCTGTCTTTGCACAAGATATTTTGCATGTGGGCGCAGAAGGTTTCGGGATTTTAAGAGCGGCGCCCGCAGTGGGAGCAGCAATTACCATGTTGGGCTCTACCCGATTTCCTATTCATAAAAATGCTGGGAAAAAATTACTCTTGGCGGTATTTGGTTTTGGTCTTTGTATGATTGTTTTTGGATGGTCTGTATATTTTTGGGTATCTGTAGCGGCTTTGTTTTTAAGTGGAGCGCTAGACGGAATTTCCATGGTAGTACGTCAAACCATTTTACAATTGAAAACTCCAGACCATATGCGGGGTCGCGTAGCATCTGTAAACTCCATTTTTGTAGGTTCTTCTAATGAATTAGGTGCTTTTGAAAGCGGCGTAACTGCAAAATTAATGGGCACGGCTACTGCTGTAATTTTTGGAGGTATTATGACCATAACTACAGTAGGGATAACTGCTCTTGCTTTTCCTAAATTTAGAAAGCTAGACCTTCAGAAAGATGTTGAGGAACATGAGGCAGAAGATTAAATACTTTAGCTTTTGCATACAAAAAAAGCCCAATGAAGGGCCTTTTTGTCTGTAGGTAATTTAAGATCCGGGGAGAACACTTATTTTTTAGTAGGTTGATTTTTTCGATTTGGGATCAATAACTCAACTTTAATAACAAGGTAAAGATAGTATGGTAGTTAGGTTTTTTATAATTTATGTTGTGAACTCATAAATAGTAGTTGTAGGAAAAGGATTACATGTTGTTTGATGTTTATTTTAGGCCAAATATTCTTCTTGAAATAGTTTTAAAGGGGTGTGCATAAGGGTTGAATATTCCTTTTAATTTGAAGAATGGTTTCTGGAAAGTCTGATTTTGGGCAATAAAAAAAGCCCAATGAAGGGCTATTTTTTGCTGTAGGTAATTTAAGATTCGGGGGAATACTTATTTTTTAGTAGGGTAATTTTTTCGGTTACGTTATTCAACATAATAACAAGGTAAAGATATCGTTGGAGAGTATTTTTTTCTAATTTATGTTGTGAACTAGCCCAAAAAACGTTGTAAGAAAGAGCTTACTGTTGTTTGGGTAACAATAAAGGAAGTGCAGATTTATTTTGAAGTAGGGCTATACGTTTCCAGAATCATTTCCTTACCGTCAAAAACTCCGTAAGTATAATAACCAATCCAGTCTCCTAAGTTTATATATTTAGATTTGTCATTTAAGGTAATATCTAAAGGTAAATGTCTGTGGCCAAATACGAAGTAATCATAATGGTCTTGTTCTAACTTGCGTTTGGCATATTGTACAAGCCATTCCTTCTCTTCTCCTAAGAACTTAGCATCGTCATCACCAGAAATCAGCTTGTTTTTTACCGATAGGTATTGCGCTAAACGTACGCCTAAATCTGGATGTAACCATCTAAAGAGCCATTTAGAGAACGGATTTGTAAATACTTTTTTCATTCGCTTGTATCCTTTATCACCAGGACCTAAACCA
Coding sequences within:
- a CDS encoding carboxymuconolactone decarboxylase family protein, which encodes MALVQPLDPNHDKETKELAEFFNETLGFCPNSVLTMQHRPAISKAFINLNKAVMANEGRVTSALKRMIAWVSSNATGCRYCQAHAIRAAERYGAEQEQLDNIWEYRTHAAFSEAERAALDFSLQASQVPNGVDAEIKERLYQYWNEGEIVEMLGVISLFGYLNRWNDSMGTTIENDAVESADQYLGKTGWEKGKHDGSKY
- a CDS encoding immunity 49 family protein, producing the protein MEINKTITPMEESDRYLNKYIDDLENNTFEVFENNVTKRSLNGYAFSLIDELTNSTTCPNQDRALQTKALHYFKILAKAFYHLAYSAGTEVTVQFRDKPVQHVGVAYKSNMGFADWLNTYSIFRVLRDQAGLNVLEGITDSAMDRAETSWDTLDKNMLHFLCSLHTNPKTREKLLIDAIKSTYADSGDYLQEGFAIEFVTYLYEPLLFVYEALLRNNEEDFNAQLIEALTRHKTYYDTKKNNRCNDSDGWISWRLLGAVALAYDNGIKINIKSDYIPEWLYKGEFDTATLPKYMVS
- the recJ gene encoding single-stranded-DNA-specific exonuclease RecJ, translating into MRWTIKAKPEEEKIKELASALNVEDLVAQLLLQRGISTFEEAKLFFRPQLSDLHDPFLMKDMDIAVARIETAINEGENILVFGDYDVDGTTAVALMSSYLLSFYPNVATYIPDRYAEGYGVSYKGIDFAEDNNFSLIIALDCGVKAVDKVAYAKEKGVDFIICDHHRPGDTLPDAVAILDPKRSDCTYPYDELCGCGVGFKLIQALGSRQGETIQDLIPYLDLVATAIGADIVPITGENRVLAYYGLKVINSDPRAGFKAIINQIKKTVLTITDVVFVIAPRINAAGRMVHGQHAVNLLTETNQAQAEKFAGEIEKYNIDRRGLDQEITKEALTQIIENEEEEGFTSVVYKETWHKGVIGIVASRLTETYYRPTLVFTKSGDKLAASARSVKDFDVYNALEGCADYIEQFGGHKYAAGLTLLEDQYNNFKHQFEKVVSETIDPNLLIPEIAVDMQIEIKDITPKLMRIIKQFEPFGPENMTPVFMAENIQDSGYAKGVGEEGKHLKFAVTQNGYGPIGGIGFNLGDKLPMLTGRKPFSAVFSIDENEWQGNVSLQLKLRDIK
- a CDS encoding OsmC family protein, whose amino-acid sequence is MSTTNHISTKWLGNMTFESNNPSGNSLKIDIAKEDGGDGNGYRPKALMLSSLAGCSGLDVAALIKKMKLDVEEFHIETIANLTDEHPKFYDKVAVEYHFHGANLKEDKLQRAVDLSVEKYCGVMEMFREFAEVEINTFFHNK
- a CDS encoding UDP-2,3-diacylglucosamine diphosphatase, producing MQSLKVPEGKKVYFASDNHLGAPTMEHSYPREKKFVAWLDEIKTDAAAIFLLGDMFDFWMEYKTVVPKGFTRTLGKLAEIADSGIPIYYFVGNHDLWMNGYFEEELGIPVFHSPQQFTFNDTSFFIGHGDGLGPGDKGYKRMKKVFTNPFSKWLFRWLHPDLGVRLAQYLSVKNKLISGDDDAKFLGEEKEWLVQYAKRKLEQDHYDYFVFGHRHLPLDITLNDKSKYINLGDWIGYYTYGVFDGKEMILETYSPTSK
- a CDS encoding MFS transporter, which encodes MDPYAALRYKEFNIFLLVRFAMVFAWSMQFIVIEWQVYTLTKDPLSLGIIGLMEVIPAVSMALFAGHIVDQKEKRNLLMLCILGFSVISFGLFVISIPSVIVDLDTKTILYTIYGLVFLGGIVRSFIGPTIFSLIALIVPKKIYPNAATWSSSTWQMASVLGPALAGFSISYIGVHWSMCLIFGFSILALIALFKIGPKPILNPKIGEPIFESLSEGLKFVFTNKAILGALTLDMIAVLFGGAVALLSVFAQDILHVGAEGFGILRAAPAVGAAITMLGSTRFPIHKNAGKKLLLAVFGFGLCMIVFGWSVYFWVSVAALFLSGALDGISMVVRQTILQLKTPDHMRGRVASVNSIFVGSSNELGAFESGVTAKLMGTATAVIFGGIMTITTVGITALAFPKFRKLDLQKDVEEHEAED